A single Gasterosteus aculeatus chromosome 2, fGasAcu3.hap1.1, whole genome shotgun sequence DNA region contains:
- the dnmt3ba gene encoding DNA (cytosine-5-)-methyltransferase 3 beta, duplicate a isoform X1: MASAVVAIPDAIRDKSSRIYLVSWYNNLLKTNFKDVQEMGSGACHCQIMDCIIPGSIAMTKVKFDAHSEDDCKHNFRLLHEAFSKNGLTKIIPIEELIQGDLKVHFDLLKWLKRFYTSNNKNNKYDPVKARNSQDISPILVPDKFPKGGSKLDSDTEETATVTAKEFPYTEKWKNTYDWADHSALGEEFTFCRSCETSLKTFPKGFLELKRHAETMKHKKKAQIYNRVCPKTNPSKPRPSSDAAISRHFARSKLGLQNSNMTPVCQHTPYCVYVFGGCTLGMDTVSVVLVGFFDVKTSRQCFQFLDALQSEDNADDLTAAAVVATLKKFGLYTDNIVSVYSNCSSVASEQICSQLRKLNPNIVALGDLYATTDAAFHAGIKKLSNQPQELMVDIHAHYSSCATKNENLNTLFGSDISAESPSLHLNTNCLTFYPLVTKILEIWTDLISYFTSCDEGDTKAKLICQQMQDPKVRATFMFLEHAIEPLHSFQKRLQPRTEGVRGDVLLILQEASGLLCTYTSYFLQPEAAARFTKERNPRILEGKKFHWSASKLCLGGNAVEDFLNESKATDTLAILKEEALSFYIALTGCIAKELPLSDQVLSGIAQLLNPDSRGSLSGKEVEKLGTSLKVCSSPEEVEQLTREFLEYQQAERGDKEPSGVVSPEKHWASVLEDLRPTSIFRKLVLTLLSFPCPNLEAQQVFTTALNNSAMSSEREGSTESESDLTSDGTLSDSTITQSSTQTEDQNGLNVEVKQCEVRLTKIHQNGGTPGENGAVWNGMAVRGTHGLESSLRQKPLTRTLFQAGGRTTSSPKGVDKDSKRGLESQDEGEETPPLKTTLRGRRKTAYQDGKGFLTGELVWGKVKGFSWWPGMVMPWKAKSSPLGMRRVEWFGDGMFSESYTESLLTFRNFNRCFCKNSFASLPIYKEAIYQIIELASERCEKSFVEAEGNKEKELKLMLDWASGGFLPSGPEGFSPTDAAAHQDFSDSATSDNQPPAKRKYVHKNKANAPVIICHKESIREMVKEKGRKIEDFCLSCGSLEIEVQHPLFEGGLCLKCKGNFTETLYRYDEDGYQSYCTVCCAGLEVILCGNASCCRCFCKDCLEILVGPGTFDELKDVDPWSCYMCKPAHCKGNLKLRPDWSVRVQDFFANDTAMAFEPHRVYPSICADQRRPIKVLSLFDGIATGYLVLKDLGFKIERYLASEICDDSITVGMIKHEGKIEYVNDVRTITRKHLAEWGPFDLLIGGSPCNDLSMVNPLRKGLFEGTGRLFFEFYRLLTLLKPKEGDDRPFFWLFENVVFMSANDKSDICRFLECNPILIDAVKVSPAHRARYFWGNLPGMNRPLATSLDDKVGLQDCLEGGRKAMFDKVRTITTKSNSIRQGKMGPLPVTMNGKEDYLWCTEMEQIFGFPKHYTDVNNMGRSQRQRVLGRSWSVPVIRHLFAPLKDYFECE, encoded by the exons ATGGCAAGTGCAGTGGTTGCGATCCCAGACGCCATCCGCGATAAAAGCAGCCGTATTTATTTGGTGTCCTGGTACAACAACCTGCTGAAGACAAACTTCAAAGATGTGCAGGAGATGGGTTCAG GTGCGTGTCACTGTCAGATCATGGACTGTATTATTCCCGGCTCTATTGCCATGACGAAGGTGAAGTTTGATGCACATAGTGAGGATGACTGTAAGCACAACTTCAGGCTCTTACATGAGGCCTTCAGCAAGAACGGTCTCACAAAG ATTATTCCAATTGAGGAGCTCATACAAGGGGATTTGAAAGTGCACTTTGACCTCCTGAAGTGGCTCAAACGTTTCTACAcctcaaataataaaaataacaaatacgACCCTGTGAAAGCTCGGAACAGCCAGGATATCAGCCCTATTCTGGTACCTGACAAATTTCCTAAAG GGGGATCGAAATTAGATTCAGACACGGAAGAAACGGCCACTGTAACAGCTAAAGAATTTCCTTACACTGAAAAATGGAAGAACACTTATGACTGGGCTGACCATAGTGCTCTTGGAGAGGAATTTACCTTCTGCCGCTCTTGCGAAACAAGCCTGAAGACATTTCCTAAGGGTTTTTTGGAACTCAAACGACACGCGGAAACAATGAAACACAAGAAAAAGGCCCAAATATACAACCGTGTTTGCCCAAAAACCAATCCCTCTAAGCCTCGTCCCAGTAGCGATGCGGCTATTTCTAGACATTTTGCACGCAGCAAACTGGGTTTGCAGAATTCCAACATGACACCAGTTTGCCAACACACTCCGTACTGTGTGTACGTCTTTGGAGGTTGTACACTGGGAATGGACACGGTCTCTGTGGTCCTTGTTGGCTTTTTTGATGTCAAAACCTCCAGGCAATGCTTCCAATTCCTGGATGCCCTTCAGTCAGAGGATAACGCCGACGATCTAACAGCAGCGGCAGTAGTGGCGACCTTAAAGAAATTCGGGTTATACACAGATAATATTGTGTCTGTTTATTCAAACTGCAGCAGTGTGGCCTCAGAGCAGATCTGCTCGCAGCTCAGGAAACTTAACCCGAACATAGTAGCCTTAGGGGATCTGTACGCCACGACTGATGCTGCGTTCCATGCAGGGATTAAGAAGCTCTCCAATCAGCCTCAAGAGTTGATGGTAGATATCCATGCTCACTACTCCTCCTGCGCTACCAAGAATGAAAACCTCAATACTCTTTTTGGCTCAGATATTAGTGCAGAGAGTCCATCCCTTCATCTTAACACCAACTGCCTTACATTCTATCCGTTGGTCACAAAAATCTTAGAAATATGGACAGATCTCATTAGTTACTTCACGTCCTGCGACGAGGGCGACACGAAAGCCAAGTTAATCTGCCAACAGATGCAGGATCCTAAAGTCAGGGCAACATTTATGTTCTTGGAGCATGCCATAGAGCCTCTGCACAGTTTCCAAAAACGTCTACAGCCACGGACGGAAGGGGTCCGAGGCGATGTGCTGCTCATCCTACAAGAGGCCAGTGGCCTCCTGTGCACTTACACCTCCTACTTCCTTCAACCGGAAGCTGCTGCTCGATTCACCAAAGAACGCAATCCCCGAATCCTAGAGGGCAAGAAATTCCACTGGTCAGCCTCCAAACTCTGTCTGGGTGGCAACGCTGTGGAAGACTTCCTGAATGAGTCGAAGGCTACAGATACACTGGCAATATTAAAAGAGGAGGCGTTGTCTTTCTACATTGCACTGACAGGTTGCATTGCAAAGGAGCTGCCTCTCAGCGACCAGGTGCTAAGTGGAATAGCTCAGCTGCTGAACCCCGACAGCAGAGGGAGTCTTAGTGGGAAAGAGGTGGAGAAGCTCGGGACCTCGCTGAAAGTCTGCAGCTCCCCCGAGGAGGTCGAGCAGCTCACGCGGGAATTCCTTGAGTATCAGCAAGCCGAGCGGGGAGATAAAGAGCCCTCGGGAGTAGTTTCACCAGAGAAACACTGGGCTAGCGTACTGGAGGACCTGCGTCCGACATCAATCTTCCGAAAGCTTGTTCTGACCCTGTTGTCTTTTCCCTGTCCAAATCTAGAGGCTCAGCAGGTTTTTACCACG GCCCTGAATAACTCTGCAATGTCTTCTGAGAGGGAGGGCTCAACAGAAAGCGAGTCTGACCTCACGTCCGACGGCACTCTCTCGGACTCCACCATCACACAGTCCTCAACTCAAACTGAAG ACCAGAATGGTCTTAATGTGGAAGTGAAGCAGTGTGAAGTTCGCCTCACAAAGATACATC aaaatGGTGGTACACCTGGAGAGAACGGCGCCGTGTGGAACGGG ATGGCTGTTAGAGGAACGCACGGCTTGGAGAGCAGTTTGCGCCAGAAGCCACTGACCCGTACACTGTTTCAGGCTGGTGGTAGAACCACCTCCAGCCCCAAAGGGGTTGATAAGGACAGCAAAAGGGGTCTGGAGTCCCAAGATGAG GGAGAAGAGACACCACCCCTCAAAACCACACTGAGAGGACGACGGAAGACGGCCTATCAG GATGGGAAAGGGTTTCTGACAGGTGAGCTGGTGTGGGGGAAAGTCAAAGGCTTTTCCTGGTGGCCCGGAATGGTGATGCCTTGGAAAGCCAAGTCATCGCCCCTGGGTATGAGACGGGTGGAGTGGTTCGGAGACGGGATGTTCTCAGAG AGCTATACGGAGAGTCTGTTGACATTTAGGAACTTCAATAGGTGCTTTTGCAAAAATTCCTTTGCCAGCTTGCCCATCTACAAGGAAGCCATCTACCAGATCATTGAG TTGGCGAGTGAGCGATGTGAGAAGTCTTTTGTTGAGGCggaaggaaataaagaaaaggagcTGAAGTTGATGCTGGATTGGGCTTCTGGGGGATTTCTGCCTTCCGGACCTGAAGGATTTTCACCTACTG aTGCTGCAGCACATCAAGATTTTTCTGATTCTGCAACATCCGACAACCAGCCGccagcaaaaagaaaatatgttcaTAAAAACAAGGCCAATGCACCCGTAATCATCTGTCACAAAG AATCAATAAGAGAAATGGTCaaagaaaaaggcagaaaaattGAAG ATTTTTGTTTGAGCTGTGGATCGTTGGAGATTGAAGTGCAGCATCCGTTGTTTGAAGGTGGTCTGTGTCTGAAATGCAAG GGCAACTTCACAGAGACTCTGTATCGCTACGATGAAGATGGCTACCAGTCGTATTGCACCGTGTGCTGTGCCGGCCTAGAGGTCATTCTGTGTGGCAAcgccagctgctgcag ATGCTTCTGTAAGGACTGCCTGGAAATCCTGGTGGGCCCGGGAACCTTCGACGAGCTGAAAGATGTTGATCCATGGAGCTGCTACATGTGCAAGCCCGCACATTGCAAAGGAAACCTCAAACTCAGACCAGACTGGAGCGTCAGGGTTCAGGACTTCTTTGCCAACGACACCGCCATGGCGTTT GAGCCTCACAGAGTCTACCCCTCCATCTGCGCTGACCAGCGTCGACCAATCAAGGTGCTCTCCCTTTTTGACGGCATTGCAACAG GCTACTTGGTGCTCAAAGACCTGGGCTTCAAGATCGAGCGCTACCTCGCCTCAGAGATTTGTGACGATTCAATCACCGTGGGGATGATCAAGCACGAGGGAAAGATCGAATATGTCAACGATGTTCGTACCATCACAAGGAAACAC TTGGCTGAATGGGGTCCGTTTGATCTCCTGATTGGAGGCAGTCCGTGTAACGACCTGTCCATGGTCAACCCTCTTAGAAAAGGTTTATTTG AGGGCACTGGAAGGCTCTTTTTTGAGTTCTACCGCCTCTTGACCTTGTTGAAGCCAAAGGAGGGCGACGACCGTCCGTTCTTCTGGTTGTTTGAGAACGTGGTTTTCATGAGTGCCAACGATAAATCAGATATCTGCAGATTCCTAGAG TGTAATCCTATTTTGATCGATGCAGTGAAAGTTTCCCCTGCCCACAGAGCGCGCTACTTTTGGGGAAACCTCCCTGGCATGAACAG ACCTCTCGCTACGTCTCTTGATGACAAAGTGGGCTTGCAGGATTGTTTGGAAGGCGGACGCAAGGCAATG TTCGACAAAGTCCGCACCATCACAACAAAGTCTAACTCTATAAGGCAAGGAAAGATGGGTCCCCTTCCTGTCACCATGAACGGCAAAGAGGACTACCTGTGGTGCACCGAAATGGAACA GATCTTTGGCTTTCCCAAGCACTACACAGACGTGAACAACATGGGCCGCTCGCAGAGGCAGAGAGTCCTGGGTCGCTCCTGGAGTGTCCCCGTTATCCGTCACCTCTTCGCCCCGCTGAAGGATTATTTTGAATGTGAATAA
- the dnmt3ba gene encoding DNA (cytosine-5-)-methyltransferase 3 beta, duplicate a isoform X3, translating to MASAVVAIPDAIRDKSSRIYLVSWYNNLLKTNFKDVQEMGSGACHCQIMDCIIPGSIAMTKVKFDAHSEDDCKHNFRLLHEAFSKNGLTKIIPIEELIQGDLKVHFDLLKWLKRFYTSNNKNNKYDPVKARNSQDISPILVPDKFPKEAQQVFTTALNNSAMSSEREGSTESESDLTSDGTLSDSTITQSSTQTEDQNGLNVEVKQCEVRLTKIHQNGGTPGENGAVWNGMAVRGTHGLESSLRQKPLTRTLFQAGGRTTSSPKGVDKDSKRGLESQDEGEETPPLKTTLRGRRKTAYQDGKGFLTGELVWGKVKGFSWWPGMVMPWKAKSSPLGMRRVEWFGDGMFSESYTESLLTFRNFNRCFCKNSFASLPIYKEAIYQIIELASERCEKSFVEAEGNKEKELKLMLDWASGGFLPSGPEGFSPTDAAAHQDFSDSATSDNQPPAKRKYVHKNKANAPVIICHKESIREMVKEKGRKIEDFCLSCGSLEIEVQHPLFEGGLCLKCKGNFTETLYRYDEDGYQSYCTVCCAGLEVILCGNASCCRCFCKDCLEILVGPGTFDELKDVDPWSCYMCKPAHCKGNLKLRPDWSVRVQDFFANDTAMAFEPHRVYPSICADQRRPIKVLSLFDGIATGYLVLKDLGFKIERYLASEICDDSITVGMIKHEGKIEYVNDVRTITRKHLAEWGPFDLLIGGSPCNDLSMVNPLRKGLFEGTGRLFFEFYRLLTLLKPKEGDDRPFFWLFENVVFMSANDKSDICRFLECNPILIDAVKVSPAHRARYFWGNLPGMNRPLATSLDDKVGLQDCLEGGRKAMFDKVRTITTKSNSIRQGKMGPLPVTMNGKEDYLWCTEMEQIFGFPKHYTDVNNMGRSQRQRVLGRSWSVPVIRHLFAPLKDYFECE from the exons ATGGCAAGTGCAGTGGTTGCGATCCCAGACGCCATCCGCGATAAAAGCAGCCGTATTTATTTGGTGTCCTGGTACAACAACCTGCTGAAGACAAACTTCAAAGATGTGCAGGAGATGGGTTCAG GTGCGTGTCACTGTCAGATCATGGACTGTATTATTCCCGGCTCTATTGCCATGACGAAGGTGAAGTTTGATGCACATAGTGAGGATGACTGTAAGCACAACTTCAGGCTCTTACATGAGGCCTTCAGCAAGAACGGTCTCACAAAG ATTATTCCAATTGAGGAGCTCATACAAGGGGATTTGAAAGTGCACTTTGACCTCCTGAAGTGGCTCAAACGTTTCTACAcctcaaataataaaaataacaaatacgACCCTGTGAAAGCTCGGAACAGCCAGGATATCAGCCCTATTCTGGTACCTGACAAATTTCCTAAAG AGGCTCAGCAGGTTTTTACCACG GCCCTGAATAACTCTGCAATGTCTTCTGAGAGGGAGGGCTCAACAGAAAGCGAGTCTGACCTCACGTCCGACGGCACTCTCTCGGACTCCACCATCACACAGTCCTCAACTCAAACTGAAG ACCAGAATGGTCTTAATGTGGAAGTGAAGCAGTGTGAAGTTCGCCTCACAAAGATACATC aaaatGGTGGTACACCTGGAGAGAACGGCGCCGTGTGGAACGGG ATGGCTGTTAGAGGAACGCACGGCTTGGAGAGCAGTTTGCGCCAGAAGCCACTGACCCGTACACTGTTTCAGGCTGGTGGTAGAACCACCTCCAGCCCCAAAGGGGTTGATAAGGACAGCAAAAGGGGTCTGGAGTCCCAAGATGAG GGAGAAGAGACACCACCCCTCAAAACCACACTGAGAGGACGACGGAAGACGGCCTATCAG GATGGGAAAGGGTTTCTGACAGGTGAGCTGGTGTGGGGGAAAGTCAAAGGCTTTTCCTGGTGGCCCGGAATGGTGATGCCTTGGAAAGCCAAGTCATCGCCCCTGGGTATGAGACGGGTGGAGTGGTTCGGAGACGGGATGTTCTCAGAG AGCTATACGGAGAGTCTGTTGACATTTAGGAACTTCAATAGGTGCTTTTGCAAAAATTCCTTTGCCAGCTTGCCCATCTACAAGGAAGCCATCTACCAGATCATTGAG TTGGCGAGTGAGCGATGTGAGAAGTCTTTTGTTGAGGCggaaggaaataaagaaaaggagcTGAAGTTGATGCTGGATTGGGCTTCTGGGGGATTTCTGCCTTCCGGACCTGAAGGATTTTCACCTACTG aTGCTGCAGCACATCAAGATTTTTCTGATTCTGCAACATCCGACAACCAGCCGccagcaaaaagaaaatatgttcaTAAAAACAAGGCCAATGCACCCGTAATCATCTGTCACAAAG AATCAATAAGAGAAATGGTCaaagaaaaaggcagaaaaattGAAG ATTTTTGTTTGAGCTGTGGATCGTTGGAGATTGAAGTGCAGCATCCGTTGTTTGAAGGTGGTCTGTGTCTGAAATGCAAG GGCAACTTCACAGAGACTCTGTATCGCTACGATGAAGATGGCTACCAGTCGTATTGCACCGTGTGCTGTGCCGGCCTAGAGGTCATTCTGTGTGGCAAcgccagctgctgcag ATGCTTCTGTAAGGACTGCCTGGAAATCCTGGTGGGCCCGGGAACCTTCGACGAGCTGAAAGATGTTGATCCATGGAGCTGCTACATGTGCAAGCCCGCACATTGCAAAGGAAACCTCAAACTCAGACCAGACTGGAGCGTCAGGGTTCAGGACTTCTTTGCCAACGACACCGCCATGGCGTTT GAGCCTCACAGAGTCTACCCCTCCATCTGCGCTGACCAGCGTCGACCAATCAAGGTGCTCTCCCTTTTTGACGGCATTGCAACAG GCTACTTGGTGCTCAAAGACCTGGGCTTCAAGATCGAGCGCTACCTCGCCTCAGAGATTTGTGACGATTCAATCACCGTGGGGATGATCAAGCACGAGGGAAAGATCGAATATGTCAACGATGTTCGTACCATCACAAGGAAACAC TTGGCTGAATGGGGTCCGTTTGATCTCCTGATTGGAGGCAGTCCGTGTAACGACCTGTCCATGGTCAACCCTCTTAGAAAAGGTTTATTTG AGGGCACTGGAAGGCTCTTTTTTGAGTTCTACCGCCTCTTGACCTTGTTGAAGCCAAAGGAGGGCGACGACCGTCCGTTCTTCTGGTTGTTTGAGAACGTGGTTTTCATGAGTGCCAACGATAAATCAGATATCTGCAGATTCCTAGAG TGTAATCCTATTTTGATCGATGCAGTGAAAGTTTCCCCTGCCCACAGAGCGCGCTACTTTTGGGGAAACCTCCCTGGCATGAACAG ACCTCTCGCTACGTCTCTTGATGACAAAGTGGGCTTGCAGGATTGTTTGGAAGGCGGACGCAAGGCAATG TTCGACAAAGTCCGCACCATCACAACAAAGTCTAACTCTATAAGGCAAGGAAAGATGGGTCCCCTTCCTGTCACCATGAACGGCAAAGAGGACTACCTGTGGTGCACCGAAATGGAACA GATCTTTGGCTTTCCCAAGCACTACACAGACGTGAACAACATGGGCCGCTCGCAGAGGCAGAGAGTCCTGGGTCGCTCCTGGAGTGTCCCCGTTATCCGTCACCTCTTCGCCCCGCTGAAGGATTATTTTGAATGTGAATAA